From the genome of Vicia villosa cultivar HV-30 ecotype Madison, WI linkage group LG2, Vvil1.0, whole genome shotgun sequence, one region includes:
- the LOC131646064 gene encoding endo-1,4-beta-xylanase 5-like, with translation MSIVVLLLCVIILTGFEAEALSYDYSSSVECLAHPEKPLYNGGIIQNPQLNDGLQGWTTFGEAKIEHRESLGNKFVVAHSRKQPYDSVSQKIFLRKGLHYTLSAWIRTTEENVAVTAVVKTSKAYKFGGAIYAHSNCWSMLKGGLIADTTEEAQLYFESNNTSVEIWIDNISLQPFTKKQWMSHQRQSIEKARKRKVAFQAVDEQGNPLSNASISVTLNRGGFPFGCSMNKNILNNKGYQDWFTSRFTVTTFENEMKWYTNEYEQGKDNYYEADGMLQFAKNHNIHVRGHNIIWDDPQYQPKFVYSLPQNQLYPAVNKRVNSIVQRYKGQVIGWDVVNENLHFSYFENKLGNDFTPKVFTQVHDIDPKTTLFLNEYNTIEDSRDGASTPPKYIQKIKEIQNYNKNIPLGIGLEAHFPNGSPNLPYMRASIDALAATGLPIWITEIDVEKQNNQAGYYEQVLREAHSHPKVNGIVTWTGWNPQGCYKMCLVDNNFKNLPGGDVVDKLLREWGNRKLTLTTDQNGLFETSLFHGDYELEITHPTKKNYSLTHKVQVHSNDESKATRQLIQLSI, from the exons ATGAGTATCGTCGTCCTTCTGCTTTGTGTCATCATACTGACAG GGTTTGAAGCTGAAGCATTGTCCTATGATTACAGCTCTAGCGTTGAA TGTTTAGCACATCCAGAGAAGCCGTTATACAATGGAGGAATCATTCAAAATCCACAACTCAATGATGGATTACAAGGTTGGACAACATTTGGTGAAGCAAAAATTGAACATCGCGAATCATTGGGCAACAAATTCGTGGTAGCCCATAGCAGAAAACAACCATATGATAGTGTCTCCCAAAAGATTTTTCTAAGAAAGGGATTGCATTATACTTTATCCG CTTGGATTCGAACAACTGAGGAAAATGTTGCGGTAACAGCAGTGGTGAAAACAAGTAAAGCATATAAATTTGGTGGTGCCATTTATGCTCATTCTAATTGTTGGTCCATGCTTAAGGGTGGACTCATAGCGGATACAACAGAAGAAGCTCAACTCTATTTTGAG AGCAATAATACTTCCGTGGAAATTTGGATCGACAACATTTCCTTGCAACCATTTACAAAAAAGCAATGGATGTCTCATCAACGTCAAAGTATTGAAAAG GCTCGCAAGAGGAAAGTGGCGTTCCAAGCTGTTGACGAACAAGGAAACCCTTTATCAAATGCAAGTATATCTGTTACCTTAAATAGAGGAGGTTTTCCATTTGGATGTTCTATGAACAAAAACATCCTCAACAATAAAGGATATCAAGATTGGTTTACATCTAGGTTCACAGTTACCACATTTGAAAACGAAATGAAGTGGTACACAAATGAATATGAACAAGGCAAGGATAACTACTACGAAGCCGATGGAATGCTACAATTTGCAAAAAATCACAACATTCATGTTCGAGGCCACAATATAATTTGGGACGATCCTCAATACCAACCTAAATTTGTTTATTCACTTCCACAAAACCAGCTTTACCCTGCCGTTAATAAGAGGGTAAATTCTATTGTTCAAAGATACAAGGGTCAAGTTATTGGTTGGGATGTTGTGAATGAAAATCTTCATTTCTCATACTTTGAAAATAAACTTGGGAATGACTTCACTCCCAAGGTATTTACACAAGTTCACGACATCGATCCAAAAACCACATTGTTCTTAAATGAATACAATACTATTGAGGATAGTAGAGATGGTGCCTCGACTCCACCGAAATATATCCAGAAGATAAAAGAGATTCAAAACTATAACAAGAACATACCTCTTGGAATTGGGCTCGAGGCTCATTTCCCTAACGGTTCGCCTAATTTGCCTTACATGAGAGCTTCCATTGATGCTCTTGCTGCCACTGGTTTGCCAATATGGATAACTGAAATAGATGTTGAAAAACAAAATAATCAAGCAGGGTACTATGAGCAAGTTCTTAGAGAGGCACATTCTCATCCAAAGGTTAACGGTATTGTAACATGGACAGGGTGGAATCCACAAGGTTGTTACAAGATGTGTTTGGTTGATAACAATTTCAAGAACTTGCCTGGTGGTGATGTCGTGGATAAACTTCTTAGAGAATGGGGGAACAGAAAACTAACATTGACAACAGACCAAAATGGATTATTTGAAACCTCTCTTTTTCATGGTGACTATGAGTTGGAAATTACTCATCCTACAAAGAAGAATTATAGTTTAACTCATAAAGTACAAGTTCATTCGAATGATGAGTCCAAGGCAACAAGACAGCTTATACAACTTTCTATTTAG